The Glycine soja cultivar W05 chromosome 3, ASM419377v2, whole genome shotgun sequence genome window below encodes:
- the LOC114407586 gene encoding ATP-dependent Clp protease proteolytic subunit-related protein 3, chloroplastic-like: MSMMAAYLRVPTSTPITPQSPTATRTKCRNLKTSCSVNAAKIPMPPLNPKDPFLSKLASIAASSPDTLLNTPKNSDTPPFLDIFDSPKLMATPAQVERSVSYNEHRPRRPPPDLPSLLLHGRIVYIGMPLVPAVTELVVAELMYLQYMDPKEPIFIYINSTGTTRDDGETVGMETEGFAIYDAMMQLKNEIHTVAVGSAIGQACLLLSAGTPGKRFMMPHAKAMIQQPRIPSSGLMPASDVLIRAKEVIINRDNLVKLLAKHTGNSEETVANVMKRPYYMDATRAKEFGVIDRILWRGQEKVMADVASPDDWDKGAGIKIVDGF, encoded by the exons ATGAGCATGATGGCTGCGTATTTGCGTGTACCCACATCCACGCCCATTACTCCGCAATCTCCCACAGCTACGAGGACCAAATGCAGAAATCTGAAAACCTCTTGCTCCGTTAATGCCGCCAAAATTCCAATGCCCCCTCTAAACCCTAAAGACCCCTTCCTCTCCAAGCTCGCTTCCATCGCTGCCTCTTCCCCCGACACGCTCCTCAACACTCCCAAAAACTCCGACACCCCTCCTTTTCTCGACATCTTCGACTCCCCCAAACTCATGGCCACTCCCGCTcaa GTTGAAAGATCTGTTTCATACAACGAACACCGACCCAGAAGGCCACCGCCTGACCTGCCTTCGCTGCTTCTCCATGGTAGAATTGTTTACATTGGCATGCCT TTGGTGCCAGCTGTCACGGAGCTTGTTGTTGCAGAATTGATGTACTTGCAGTATATGGATCCTAAAGAGCcgatttttatttacataaattccACTGGGACTACGCGAGATGATGGTGAAACG GTAGGCATGGAGACTGAAGGTTTTGCCATTTATGATGCAATGATGCAGTTGAAAAACGAG ATACACACAGTGGCTGTTGGATCTGCTATAGGTCAAGCCTGTTTGCTACTTTCAGCAGGGACTCCTGGTAAACGCTTTATGATGCCACATGCTAAAG CCATGATTCAGCAGCCTCGTATTCCTTCCTCTGGGTTGATGCCTGCAAGTGATGTTCTTATTCGTGCAAAGGAG GTGATAATTAACAGGGACAATCTGGTTAAACTACTTGCCAAACACACGGGAAAT TCAGAGGAAACAGTTGCTAATGTGATGAAGAGACCGTATTATATGGATGCAACAAGGGCAAAGGAATTTGGGGTCATTGACAGA ATTCTTTGGCGTGGCCAGGAAAAGGTTATGGCAGATGTTGCTTCTCCAGATGACTGGGACAAGGGAGCTGGTATCAAAATTGTAGATGGATTCTAG
- the LOC114407590 gene encoding cell cycle checkpoint control protein RAD9A-like — MEITLSDNALKTFARCITCLARIGNELAIQASSSQLLFHTINSSRSAYQCIAFKSGLFDAYNVSSNSLQCSVLLKAVCAVLRTPITNIDHLTVRLPDPDAPKVQWILDCYNGMRKTYWITCNVEPDIHHLSLDRQKFPSNFVVRPRDLSRLLANFQSSLQEITIIATEPSSLLTDASNEIGGKEVELRSYMDPTKDNDTLLHTQLWIDPKEEFLQYVHTGDPIDVTFSVKELKAFLSFCEGCEVDLHLHFEKAGEPILMAPKFGLEDGSHSNFDATLVLATMLISQLHEGAASEPPVGATGTHPHTEERNASHMLQENCRANVSFEPPSDHTRIWSDLSASAFKSISPLEERQAQGETILNDDGQREIQRISTMQISGVASVPGNNPIDSNVPTEKDHGQEPQDAMQDNGQAISQHHRSNWVDAEEDDEDEQDEDEQDIQPTPPYYEEH, encoded by the exons ATGGAGATTACGTTAAGCGACAACGCTCTGAAAACTTTCGCGCGTTGCATCACTTGTCTCGCACGCATAGGAAACGAGCTCGCAATTCAAGCCTCTTCCTCTCAG CTTCTTTTCCACACTATTAATTCATCACGTTCTGCCTATCAATGCATCGCTTTCAAGTCTGGTTTATTTGATGCGTATAACGTTTCCAGCAACTCCCTGCAATGTAGTGTGCTTCTGAAG GCTGTTTGTGCTGTTCTCAGGACACCTATTACGAATATCGACCATTTGACCGTGAGACTGCCTGATCCAGATGCTCCTAAAGTGCAGTGGATTTTGGATTGCTATAATG GTATGAGAAAAACCTATTGGATTACTTGCAATGTAGAACCTGACATACATCACTTGTCCCTTGATAGGCAAAAATTTCCCAGCAACTTTGTTGTGAGGCCTCGAGATCTGAGCAGGTTACTTGCTAATTTTCAGTCATCTCTTCAAGAGATCACTATCATTGCAACAGAACCTTCTTCTCTACTTACTGATGCATCAAATGAAATTGGTGGAAAGGAAGTTGAACTTCGAAGTTATATGGACCCAACCAAAG ACAATGATACGTTGCTGCACACCCAACTGTGGATAGATCCTAAAGAAGAATTTTTGCAGTATGTTCATACTGGAGATCCAATAGATGTGACTTTCAGTGTGAAAGAACTGAAG gcatttctttcattttgtgaGGGCTGTGAAGTTGATCTCCATTTGCATTTTGAGAAAGCTGGCGA ACCTATTCTTATGGCACCTAAATTTGGTTTGGAAGATGGATCTCACTCAAATTTTGATGCCACCCTTGTACTGGCAACCATGTTAATATCTCAGCTTCATGAAGGGGCTGCCTCAGAACCTCCTGTGGGGGCCACCGGAACACACCCTCATACCGAAGAAAGAAATGCATCTCACATGCTGCAAGAGAATTGTAGAGCAAATGTGTCATTTGAGCCTCCATCTGATCACACCCGTATCTGGTCTGACCTCTCAG CAAGTGCATTTAAAAGCATTAGTCCTTTGGAAGAACGACAGGCACAAGGAGAAACAATTTTGAATGATGATGGTCAAAGAGAAATTCAAAGGATTAGCACAATGCAAATTTCAGGAGTAGCATCAGTTCCCGGAAATAATCCCATTGATTCCAATGT ACCAACTGAAAAGGATCATGGACAAGAGCCTCAAG ATGCGATGCAAGATAATGGTCAAGCAATTTCACAACATCACCGCAGTAATTGGGTAGATGCTGAAgaggatgatgaagatgaaCAGGATGAAGATGAACAGGATATTCAGCCAACACCACCGTACTATGAAGAACATTAA
- the LOC114407589 gene encoding protein RALF-like 1 produces the protein MVPLFCKTKSRRNKERERRGIVIVTSQASFKDREERTKQSQQTQTNKQTSMANSYTWLFLAISATLLLLLSSSPTADAGALGMEMTWIPSMPMEEEFQLDSEISRRILATTKYISYGALQRNTVPCSRRGASYYNCQPGAQANPYSRGCSAITRCRS, from the coding sequence ATGGTGCCGTTATTCTGCAAAACCAAATCAAGAAGGaacaaagaaagagagaggagaggcATTGTAATCGTGACCTCTCAAGCTTCTTTCAAAGACAGAgaagaaagaacaaaacaatctcaacaaacacaaacaaacaagCAAACATCAATGGCAAACTCGTATACGTGGCTCTTCCTCGCGATTTCTGCCACCCTCTTGCTTCTTCTGTCTTCGTCGCCGACAGCGGACGCGGGAGCGCTGGGCATGGAAATGACATGGATACCCTCCATGCCCATGGAAGAGGAGTTCCAGCTGGACAGCGAGATCAGCCGGCGCATCTTAGCCACGACCAAGTACATCAGCTACGGTGCGCTGCAGAGGAACACTGTCCCCTGCTCTCGCCGCGGAGCCTCCTACTACAATTGCCAGCCTGGCGCTCAGGCCAACCCTTACAGCCGTGGCTGCAGTGCCATCACCAGGTGCAGGagctaa